One segment of Peptococcus niger DNA contains the following:
- a CDS encoding WYL domain-containing protein, producing the protein MIFSELYSTYYKTVAKIINMALAGKTTSEDLGRCIQENAFSESVLTILPALTEGRWPLLNEDLTSSLCHPPTLPLTLLEKRWLKAIMADPRIQLFDVTFPDLEGLDPLFTQEDYRVFDRYTDGDPFNSHRYIHHFRLLLAAIKASHPVQITMTNRYGRQIQIHFYPTGFEYSLKDDKIRVLAKGCRYPYFNLARIDHCKLYQGSDCQTDNPLTDRQKELVLLIENERNTLERVMLHFAHFSKQAERLADGSTRLQISYYASDEKELLIRVLAFGPYVKVEAPDDFVNLIKDRLLAQKSCEL; encoded by the coding sequence GTGATTTTCAGTGAGCTCTATTCAACATATTATAAGACCGTCGCTAAAATTATCAACATGGCCTTGGCCGGAAAAACAACATCAGAAGACCTTGGTCGCTGCATTCAGGAAAATGCCTTTTCAGAGAGCGTCCTGACCATCCTTCCGGCCTTGACAGAAGGGCGTTGGCCCCTTTTAAATGAGGACCTAACCTCATCTTTATGCCATCCGCCAACCCTACCCCTAACCCTCTTGGAAAAGCGCTGGCTCAAGGCCATTATGGCAGACCCCCGCATCCAACTATTTGATGTCACTTTTCCTGATTTAGAAGGGCTAGACCCTCTTTTCACCCAAGAGGACTACAGGGTCTTTGACCGCTATACGGATGGAGACCCCTTTAACAGCCACCGGTATATTCATCATTTCCGCCTCCTTTTGGCAGCAATCAAAGCCTCCCACCCGGTGCAAATTACCATGACCAACCGCTATGGCCGGCAGATTCAAATCCACTTTTATCCCACCGGCTTTGAATACTCTTTAAAGGACGATAAAATTCGCGTCCTGGCGAAAGGTTGTCGCTACCCTTACTTCAACTTGGCCCGAATTGACCATTGCAAGCTTTACCAGGGAAGCGATTGCCAAACAGATAATCCCTTGACCGACCGGCAAAAAGAATTGGTCTTGCTGATTGAGAATGAGCGCAATACCCTAGAGCGGGTCATGCTCCACTTTGCCCATTTTAGCAAGCAAGCTGAGCGCTTGGCCGACGGGAGCACCCGTCTCCAAATCAGCTACTATGCCTCCGATGAAAAAGAATTGCTTATCCGGGTTTTGGCCTTCGGCCCTTATGTGAAGGTGGAAGCGCCGGATGACTTTGTTAACTTGATCAAAGACCGCCTTTTGGCCCAAAAAAGCTGTGAACTTTAA
- a CDS encoding DUF2828 family protein has translation MLDQLKAEANRARTENDAVTHASSLSDCLDLFADIGALRNAEEEAIIHRFLRAYTEDADIAMKILFFGRDVRGGLGERRLFRIILRWLAGYHPDSVRKNIDRIPEYGRYDDLLALLDTPCKKDALRLIRHQLKADLTSTGEVSLLAKWLPSVNASNPETVRRAKRLARFLGMSDGQYRKTLTALRKRINILEHHLCSKDYTFDYAKQPSKAMFKYRKAFLHHDGERYRAFLAAVQRGEAKLHTDALYPYEIVRSAFSSPLNELSEGEKASLNASWAALPDYCDNRNALAIIDTSASMYWYDKGLPAAVAFSLGLYFGERNTGFFHNHFIEFSDTPQLLEIKGKTFTDRLSYLSTFTQVADTNIEAVFSLILAAAVHNELPQEELPETLYIISDMEFNICMRNASLSNYENAKQQFALHGYQLPNIVFWNVASRNSYQPVTMNEAGVVLVSGCSPRLFTMITVGGLTPYTAMMDLLDTNRYASIVA, from the coding sequence ATGTTAGACCAACTAAAAGCCGAAGCCAATAGGGCGCGCACTGAAAACGACGCTGTGACCCATGCCAGCAGCTTATCCGATTGTTTAGACCTCTTTGCCGATATTGGTGCCCTTCGCAATGCCGAAGAGGAAGCCATCATTCATCGCTTTCTCCGAGCCTACACGGAAGATGCGGACATCGCCATGAAAATTCTATTTTTTGGTCGAGATGTGCGTGGCGGATTGGGAGAACGCCGCCTTTTTCGTATTATTCTCCGTTGGTTAGCCGGCTACCATCCGGATTCTGTCCGTAAAAATATCGACCGCATTCCGGAATACGGCCGATATGACGATCTCCTAGCCCTTTTAGATACCCCCTGTAAAAAAGACGCCCTTCGTTTGATTCGTCACCAGCTGAAGGCAGACCTTACTTCAACGGGCGAGGTTTCCCTTTTGGCTAAGTGGCTCCCATCGGTCAATGCCTCAAATCCCGAGACAGTCCGCCGCGCCAAACGCCTAGCGCGCTTCCTGGGCATGAGCGATGGCCAGTATCGCAAAACCTTGACGGCCTTGAGAAAAAGAATCAATATTTTGGAACACCATCTCTGCAGTAAGGACTATACCTTTGACTACGCCAAGCAGCCCTCTAAAGCCATGTTCAAATACCGCAAAGCCTTCCTGCATCATGACGGTGAACGCTATAGAGCCTTTTTAGCTGCCGTTCAACGTGGAGAAGCCAAACTCCACACCGATGCGCTCTACCCCTATGAAATCGTCCGCTCCGCCTTTAGCAGCCCTCTGAATGAGCTGTCCGAAGGAGAAAAAGCCAGCCTGAACGCCTCATGGGCGGCCCTACCGGATTATTGCGACAACCGAAATGCCCTGGCCATCATAGACACTTCCGCGTCTATGTACTGGTATGATAAGGGCCTACCTGCTGCAGTGGCTTTCTCCCTGGGCCTTTATTTCGGCGAACGCAATACCGGCTTCTTCCACAACCACTTTATTGAGTTCTCCGATACCCCCCAGCTCCTTGAGATCAAAGGCAAGACCTTTACCGACCGTCTGTCCTACCTGTCCACTTTTACTCAAGTTGCCGATACCAATATTGAAGCCGTCTTTAGCCTCATCCTGGCTGCCGCCGTACACAACGAGCTCCCCCAGGAAGAGCTTCCGGAAACCCTCTACATAATTTCTGATATGGAATTTAATATCTGTATGCGCAACGCTTCCCTGTCTAACTACGAAAATGCCAAGCAGCAATTCGCCCTCCATGGGTACCAACTGCCAAACATCGTCTTCTGGAACGTTGCTAGCCGTAACAGCTACCAACCTGTCACCATGAATGAAGCCGGCGTCGTCCTTGTCTCCGGCTGCAGCCCCCGGCTTTTTACCATGATTACCGTCGGCGGCCTAACCCCCTATACCGCCATGATGGACCTCCTAGACACTAATCGCTATGCCAGCATTGTCGCTTAG